The following proteins are co-located in the Helicobacter acinonychis genome:
- the metK gene encoding methionine adenosyltransferase: MKDSFLFTSESVTEGHPDKMADQISDAVLDYIIERDKKAKVACETLVSNGFCVITGELKTSIYAPMQEIAREVVKKIGYTDALYGFDYRSAAVLNGIGEQSPDINQGVDREDGEIGAGDQGLVFGYACKETQMLMPLPIHLAHQLTFALAQKRKDNTLPFLRPDGKSQVSVRYENNKPISIDTIVISTQHSPEVSQKHLKEAVIEEIVYKVLPKEYLHDNIKFFVNPTGKFVIGGPQGDAGLTGRKIIVDTYGGSCPHGGGAFSGKDPSKVDRSAAYAARYVAKNLVASGVCDRATVQLAYAIGVVEPVSIYVNTHNTSKYSSAELEKCVKLVFKLTPKGIIESLDLLRPIYSLTSSYGHFGRELEAFTWEKTNKAEEIKAFFKH, encoded by the coding sequence ATGAAAGATAGTTTTCTTTTTACTTCAGAATCAGTAACCGAAGGGCATCCTGATAAAATGGCCGATCAAATCAGCGATGCGGTTTTAGATTATATTATTGAGCGGGATAAAAAAGCTAAAGTCGCATGCGAGACTTTGGTTTCTAATGGTTTTTGCGTGATCACTGGCGAGTTAAAAACTTCTATCTATGCTCCTATGCAAGAGATTGCAAGAGAAGTGGTTAAAAAAATTGGTTATACAGACGCTCTTTATGGCTTTGATTATAGAAGCGCGGCGGTTTTAAATGGCATTGGTGAGCAAAGCCCTGATATTAATCAAGGCGTGGATAGAGAAGATGGCGAGATTGGGGCAGGGGATCAAGGGCTTGTGTTTGGTTATGCGTGCAAAGAGACTCAAATGCTCATGCCTTTACCCATTCATTTAGCGCACCAACTCACTTTCGCTCTAGCTCAAAAAAGAAAAGACAACACCTTGCCTTTTTTAAGGCCTGATGGCAAGTCTCAAGTGAGCGTTCGCTATGAGAATAACAAACCCATAAGCATTGATACGATCGTCATTTCTACCCAACATTCCCCAGAAGTTTCACAAAAACATTTAAAAGAAGCGGTGATTGAAGAGATCGTGTATAAGGTTTTACCCAAAGAATATTTGCATGACAATATCAAGTTTTTTGTCAATCCCACAGGAAAATTCGTTATCGGTGGACCACAAGGTGATGCGGGTTTGACAGGAAGAAAAATCATCGTGGATACTTATGGGGGGAGTTGTCCGCATGGGGGTGGAGCGTTTAGCGGGAAAGACCCTAGTAAGGTGGATAGGAGTGCAGCTTATGCGGCCCGCTATGTGGCTAAAAATTTGGTAGCGAGTGGGGTTTGCGATAGAGCGACCGTGCAGCTTGCTTATGCGATTGGGGTTGTAGAGCCGGTGTCCATTTATGTGAATACGCATAACACGAGCAAGTATTCAAGCGCGGAATTAGAAAAATGCGTGAAATTGGTTTTTAAACTCACGCCAAAAGGCATTATTGAAAGCTTGGATTTGTTAAGACCTATTTATTCGCTCACTTCATCTTATGGGCATTTTGGGCGCGAGTTGGAGGCATTCACTTGGGAAAAGACCAACAAGGCTGAAGAGATTAAAGCGTTCTTTAAGCATTAA
- the plsX gene encoding phosphate acyltransferase PlsX: protein MKIVIDLMGADHGVLPIIEGVSRALENKSFGAVLVGDKDKATPFISKELASKVEMIHTQDYIKMEEAATEAIKRKESSIYLGMDILKNGADALISAGHSGATMGLATLRLGRIKGVERPAICTLMPSVGKRPSVLLDAGANTDCKPEYLIDFALMGYEYAKSVLGYDSPKVGLLSNGEEDIKGNMLVKETHKMLKAYDFFYGNVEGSDIFKGLVDVVVCDGFMGNVVLKTTEGVASAIGSIFKDEIKSCLKSKIGALMLKNAFDTLRQKTDYAEYGGAPLLGVNKSVIISHGKSNARAIECAIYQAISTVKSQVCLRITKAFESLKPSASTHQSDQQDA, encoded by the coding sequence ATGAAAATTGTAATAGACTTAATGGGGGCTGACCATGGGGTTTTACCCATTATTGAGGGAGTTTCAAGGGCTTTAGAGAATAAGAGTTTTGGTGCTGTTTTAGTGGGGGATAAAGACAAGGCGACCCCTTTTATTTCTAAAGAGTTAGCTAGCAAAGTGGAAATGATCCACACGCAAGATTATATCAAAATGGAAGAAGCCGCCACAGAGGCTATTAAGCGTAAGGAATCTTCCATTTACTTGGGTATGGATATTTTGAAAAATGGGGCTGACGCTTTGATTTCAGCAGGGCATAGTGGGGCGACTATGGGTTTAGCGACCTTGCGTTTGGGGCGTATTAAGGGGGTTGAAAGACCTGCTATTTGCACTTTAATGCCCAGTGTTGGCAAACGCCCTAGCGTGCTATTAGATGCGGGAGCGAACACGGATTGCAAGCCTGAATATTTAATTGATTTTGCTCTTATGGGGTATGAATACGCTAAAAGCGTTTTAGGTTACGATAGCCCTAAAGTGGGTCTTTTGAGTAATGGCGAAGAGGATATTAAAGGGAACATGCTCGTTAAAGAAACGCATAAAATGTTAAAAGCTTATGATTTCTTTTATGGTAATGTGGAGGGGAGCGATATTTTCAAAGGGCTTGTGGATGTGGTGGTTTGCGATGGCTTCATGGGGAATGTGGTCTTAAAGACGACTGAAGGGGTCGCTAGTGCAATAGGTTCTATTTTTAAAGATGAAATTAAAAGTTGTCTTAAATCTAAAATAGGGGCTTTGATGCTTAAGAATGCGTTTGATACCTTAAGGCAAAAAACCGATTACGCTGAATATGGAGGAGCACCGCTTTTAGGCGTGAATAAAAGCGTGATCATTAGCCATGGCAAGAGCAACGCTAGAGCGATTGAATGTGCGATTTATCAGGCTATTAGTACCGTTAAAAGTCAGGTTTGTTTGAGGATTACAAAAGCGTTTGAGAGTTTGAAGCCTAGTGCTTCTACGCATCAAAGCGATCAACAAGACGCTTAA
- the lpxD gene encoding UDP-3-O-(3-hydroxymyristoyl)glucosamine N-acyltransferase, producing the protein MKLSELLNTYSIETEFSNDFEVHALAELDKATPNDISYIDQARYLKFLKDSKAGAVFIRKKESSKVPKHMQALVVDNPHLAFAKVSHAFKVPFFKNPESVSEPKHFEKVTIMPNVTIGESVEIGENSLIYPGVVIADGVKIGKNCVLYPRVILYQNTILEDNVIIHAGSVIGGDGFGYAHTALGEHVKIEHVGIVRIQKNVEIGVNTAIDRAVFGETLIKEGVKIDNLVQIGHNCVLGEHSIVVSQVGLSGSTTTGRNVVFGGQVGIGGHLHVGEFTQIGGKSAVGKDLPPNTNFAGAIPAMEIHEWHHFLAHLRTNFRKQQKTSLLQKAKGFFKS; encoded by the coding sequence ATGAAATTAAGCGAATTGTTAAACACCTACTCTATTGAAACAGAATTTTCGAACGATTTTGAAGTGCATGCTTTAGCGGAATTGGATAAAGCAACGCCTAATGATATTAGCTATATTGATCAAGCGCGTTACCTTAAATTTTTAAAGGATTCAAAAGCTGGGGCGGTGTTTATCCGTAAAAAAGAATCTTCTAAAGTGCCTAAACACATGCAAGCTTTAGTCGTGGATAACCCCCATTTGGCTTTCGCTAAAGTCTCGCATGCCTTTAAAGTCCCTTTTTTTAAAAACCCAGAAAGCGTTAGCGAGCCTAAACATTTTGAAAAAGTAACTATCATGCCAAATGTTACGATTGGAGAGAGCGTAGAAATTGGCGAAAACTCTTTGATTTATCCGGGCGTGGTGATCGCTGATGGGGTCAAAATCGGTAAAAATTGCGTTTTATATCCTCGGGTCATTTTGTATCAAAACACGATTTTAGAAGATAATGTCATTATCCATGCAGGCAGTGTGATTGGGGGCGATGGCTTTGGTTATGCACACACCGCTTTAGGAGAGCATGTCAAAATTGAGCATGTGGGGATTGTTAGGATTCAAAAAAATGTAGAAATTGGAGTTAACACGGCGATTGATAGGGCGGTGTTTGGGGAGACTTTGATTAAAGAGGGCGTTAAGATTGATAACTTGGTTCAAATTGGGCATAATTGTGTTTTGGGTGAACATAGCATTGTCGTTTCTCAAGTGGGTTTGAGTGGCTCTACGACCACAGGTCGTAATGTGGTTTTTGGCGGGCAAGTGGGCATTGGGGGGCATTTGCATGTGGGCGAATTCACTCAAATTGGAGGCAAAAGCGCGGTGGGTAAAGATTTGCCCCCTAACACTAATTTTGCCGGAGCAATCCCTGCTATGGAAATCCATGAATGGCACCATTTCTTAGCTCATTTAAGAACGAATTTTAGAAAACAGCAAAAAACGAGTTTGTTGCAAAAAGCTAAAGGGTTTTTTAAGTCTTAA
- a CDS encoding ketoacyl-ACP synthase III, which produces MEFYASLKSIAMHAPSECIKNVAFQEFLDTSDEWIEKRTGIKERRFASVGEKSSDLGVIAAKQAIERAHLTPQDIDLVVVATLSPDFLAMPSTACVLSAKLGIENKPAFDISAACTGFIYLLSVAKAYVESGMYENVLIVGAEKTSSVLDFKDRGTCILFGDGAGACVIGRTKHLKESILDVQISANGNFSNYLYTPRTLKPTPFNAKEETSDPFLCMKGNEVFKLAVKTLLKDVEMILEKNALKPEDVRLFIPHQANLRIIQAVREHLDFKDEQVVLTVHKYGNTSAASIPMAMGEAYEEGRLKKGDLMLLDAFGGGLTWGSALVYFGGS; this is translated from the coding sequence ATGGAATTTTACGCTTCTCTTAAATCCATTGCTATGCACGCTCCAAGCGAATGCATAAAGAATGTAGCGTTTCAAGAATTTTTGGATACTAGCGATGAATGGATAGAAAAAAGGACCGGTATCAAAGAACGCCGTTTTGCTAGTGTTGGAGAAAAAAGCAGTGATTTAGGGGTGATAGCGGCTAAACAAGCCATAGAAAGGGCACATTTAACCCCACAAGACATTGACTTAGTGGTTGTAGCGACCTTAAGCCCTGATTTTTTAGCCATGCCTTCAACCGCTTGCGTGTTGAGCGCGAAACTAGGCATTGAAAACAAGCCGGCGTTTGATATTTCAGCCGCTTGCACCGGTTTTATTTATCTCTTGTCCGTGGCTAAAGCTTATGTGGAAAGCGGGATGTATGAAAATGTGCTGATCGTGGGGGCAGAAAAAACGAGTAGCGTGTTGGATTTTAAGGATAGGGGGACTTGTATTTTATTTGGTGATGGGGCTGGGGCGTGTGTGATAGGCAGGACAAAGCATTTAAAAGAAAGCATTTTGGATGTGCAGATTTCAGCGAATGGGAATTTTTCTAATTACCTCTATACGCCAAGGACTCTCAAACCCACGCCTTTTAACGCTAAAGAAGAGACTTCAGATCCTTTTTTGTGCATGAAAGGCAATGAAGTGTTTAAACTAGCGGTGAAAACGCTTTTAAAAGATGTGGAAATGATCTTAGAAAAAAATGCTCTCAAACCTGAAGATGTTCGTTTGTTTATCCCACATCAAGCTAATTTGAGAATCATTCAAGCCGTGCGAGAGCATTTGGATTTTAAAGATGAGCAAGTGGTTTTGACCGTGCATAAATACGGCAACACTTCAGCAGCTAGTATCCCTATGGCCATGGGTGAAGCTTATGAAGAAGGGCGTTTGAAAAAGGGCGATTTGATGCTTTTAGACGCTTTTGGTGGGGGATTGACTTGGGGTTCAGCATTGGTGTATTTTGGAGGCAGTTAG
- a CDS encoding triose-phosphate isomerase, with amino-acid sequence MTKIAMANFKSAMPIFKSHAYLKELEKTLKPQHCDRVFVFPDFLGLLPNAFLHFTLGVQNAYPKDCGAFTGEITSKHLEELKINTLLIGHSERRVLLKESPNFLKEKFDFFKDKKFKIVYCIGEDLKTREKGLGAVKEFLNEQLENIDLDYQNLIVAYEPIWAIGTGKSASLEDIYLTHGFLKQHLNQKMPLLYGGSVNTQNAKEILGIDSVDGLLIGSTSLELENFKTIISFL; translated from the coding sequence ATGACAAAAATTGCAATGGCTAATTTTAAATCCGCTATGCCTATTTTTAAAAGCCATGCGTATTTGAAAGAATTGGAAAAAACTTTAAAGCCGCAGCATTGTGATAGGGTGTTTGTATTCCCTGATTTTTTGGGGTTATTGCCTAATGCGTTTTTGCATTTCACTTTAGGAGTGCAAAACGCTTACCCTAAAGATTGTGGGGCTTTTACGGGTGAAATCACTTCAAAGCATTTAGAAGAATTGAAAATCAACACGCTTTTAATAGGGCATAGCGAGAGACGAGTGCTTTTAAAGGAAAGCCCTAACTTTTTGAAAGAAAAGTTTGATTTTTTTAAAGATAAAAAATTTAAAATCGTCTATTGTATTGGCGAAGATTTAAAAACTAGAGAAAAGGGTTTAGGAGCTGTAAAAGAATTTTTAAATGAACAATTAGAAAACATTGATCTTGATTATCAAAATTTAATCGTGGCTTATGAGCCTATTTGGGCGATTGGCACAGGAAAAAGCGCTTCTTTAGAAGATATTTATCTCACGCATGGTTTTTTAAAGCAACATTTAAATCAAAAAATGCCCTTATTGTATGGGGGGAGCGTGAATACACAAAACGCTAAAGAAATTTTAGGGATTGATAGCGTGGATGGCTTATTGATTGGGAGCACGTCTTTGGAATTAGAAAATTTTAAAACAATCATTTCATTTTTGTAA
- the rpmF gene encoding 50S ribosomal protein L32 → MAVPDRRVSKTRAAKRRTHYSVKLAKPIKAKDGTWKLPHHINKFTKEY, encoded by the coding sequence ATGGCAGTACCTGATAGAAGAGTGAGTAAGACAAGAGCGGCAAAGAGGCGCACGCATTATAGCGTTAAGTTGGCTAAGCCTATAAAAGCTAAAGACGGCACTTGGAAGCTCCCACACCATATCAATAAATTCACTAAAGAATACTAA
- a CDS encoding fumarate reductase cytochrome b subunit codes for MQQEEIIEGYYGASKGLKKSGIYAKLDFLQSATGLILALFMIAHMFLVSSILISDEAMYKVAKFFEGSLFLKAGEPAIVSVVAAGIILILVVHAFLALRKFPINYRQYKVFKTHKHLMKHGDTSLWFIQAFTGFTMFFLASIHLFVMLTEPESIGPHGSSYRFVTQNFWLLYIFLLFAVELHGSIGLYRLAIKWGWFKNISIQGLRKIKWAMSVFFIVLGLCTYGAYIKKGLENKDNGIKTMQEAIETDGKFHKE; via the coding sequence ATGCAACAAGAAGAAATTATAGAGGGTTATTATGGCGCTAGCAAAGGGCTTAAAAAGAGCGGTATTTATGCTAAGCTAGATTTTTTACAAAGCGCTACGGGCTTGATTTTAGCACTCTTTATGATAGCACACATGTTTTTGGTTTCAAGTATCTTAATTAGCGATGAAGCCATGTATAAAGTAGCGAAATTTTTTGAAGGGAGCTTGTTTTTAAAAGCGGGCGAGCCAGCGATTGTGAGCGTGGTTGCAGCAGGGATCATTCTTATTTTAGTAGTGCATGCGTTTTTGGCGTTGAGAAAATTCCCTATCAATTACAGGCAATACAAGGTTTTTAAAACCCATAAGCATTTGATGAAGCATGGCGATACGAGTTTGTGGTTTATCCAAGCTTTCACAGGGTTTACGATGTTTTTCTTAGCGAGTATCCACTTGTTTGTCATGCTCACAGAGCCTGAAAGCATTGGGCCTCATGGCTCAAGCTATCGTTTTGTCACGCAAAACTTTTGGCTTTTGTATATTTTCTTATTGTTTGCTGTGGAGTTGCATGGCTCTATTGGGTTGTATCGTTTAGCGATTAAATGGGGGTGGTTTAAAAACATCAGTATTCAAGGCTTAAGGAAAATCAAATGGGCGATGAGCGTGTTTTTTATTGTTTTAGGGCTTTGCACCTATGGGGCTTATATCAAAAAAGGTTTGGAAAACAAAGATAATGGCATTAAAACCATGCAAGAAGCCATAGAGACTGATGGAAAATTCCACAAAGAATAA
- a CDS encoding carbonic anhydrase produces the protein MKKTFLIALALATSLIGAEKTHWDYKNKENGPHHWDKLHKDFEMCKSGKSQSPINIEHYYHTQDKADLQFKYAASKPKAVSFTHHTLKASFEPTNHINYRGHDYVLDNVHFHAPMEFLINGKNKPLSAHFVHKDAKGRLLVLAIGFEEGKENPNLNPILEGIQKKQDFKAVVLDAFLPKTINYYHFNGSLTAPPCTEGVAWFVIEEPLEISAKQLAEIKKRMKNSPNQRPVQPDYNTVIIKSSTETR, from the coding sequence ATGAAAAAAACTTTTTTGATCGCTCTAGCACTTGCAACTTCTCTTATAGGTGCTGAAAAAACCCATTGGGATTACAAAAACAAAGAAAATGGCCCACACCATTGGGACAAATTGCATAAAGATTTTGAAATGTGCAAAAGCGGTAAGAGCCAGTCTCCTATCAATATTGAGCATTATTACCACACGCAAGATAAAGCCGATTTGCAATTCAAATACGCCGCTTCCAAACCTAAAGCGGTATCTTTCACCCACCACACTTTAAAGGCTTCGTTTGAGCCGACTAATCATATCAATTATAGAGGGCATGACTATGTGTTGGATAATGTGCATTTCCACGCCCCTATGGAGTTTTTAATCAATGGTAAAAATAAGCCTTTGAGTGCGCATTTCGTGCATAAAGACGCTAAAGGGCGTTTGTTAGTGTTAGCGATTGGCTTTGAAGAAGGGAAAGAAAACCCAAACCTTAACCCTATTTTAGAAGGCATTCAAAAGAAACAGGATTTTAAGGCGGTAGTTTTAGACGCTTTCTTGCCTAAAACAATCAATTACTACCATTTTAACGGCTCTTTGACCGCTCCGCCTTGCACAGAAGGGGTGGCATGGTTTGTGATAGAAGAGCCTTTGGAAATCTCTGCCAAGCAATTAGCTGAAATCAAAAAACGCATGAAAAATTCGCCTAACCAACGCCCCGTCCAGCCTGACTACAACACCGTAATCATTAAAAGTTCAACTGAAACCCGCTAA
- the fabI gene encoding enoyl-ACP reductase FabI encodes MGFLKGKKGLIVGVANNKSIACGIAQSCFNQGAALAFTYLNESLEKRVRPIAQELNSSYVYELDVRKEEHFKSLYNSIKQDLGSLDFIVHSVAFAPKEALEGSLLETSKSAFNTAMEISVYSLIELTNTLKPLLNDGASVLTLSYLGSTKYMAHYNVMGLAKAALESAVRYLAVDLGKHNIRVNALSAGPIRTLASSGIADFRMILKWNEINAPLRKNVSLEEVGNAGMYLLSHLSSGVSGEVHFVDAGYHVMGMGAVEEKDNKAVLSWDLHKEG; translated from the coding sequence ATGGGATTTTTAAAAGGTAAAAAAGGGCTTATTGTAGGGGTTGCGAATAATAAATCCATCGCTTGTGGGATCGCTCAATCTTGTTTTAATCAAGGGGCTGCTCTCGCTTTCACTTATTTGAATGAGAGTTTAGAAAAGCGCGTAAGGCCTATCGCACAGGAATTGAATAGCTCTTATGTGTATGAATTAGATGTGCGTAAAGAAGAGCATTTCAAGTCGCTGTATAATAGCATTAAGCAGGATTTAGGATCATTGGATTTTATCGTTCATAGCGTGGCTTTCGCCCCTAAGGAGGCTTTAGAGGGGAGTTTATTAGAAACTTCTAAAAGCGCGTTTAACACCGCTATGGAAATCTCTGTGTATTCTTTAATAGAGCTAACAAACACCCTAAAACCTTTATTGAATGATGGGGCGTCTGTTTTGACTTTGAGTTACTTGGGTAGCACTAAATACATGGCACATTACAATGTGATGGGGTTAGCTAAAGCGGCCCTAGAGAGTGCGGTGCGTTATTTAGCGGTGGATTTAGGCAAACACAATATTAGAGTGAATGCCTTATCAGCTGGGCCTATTAGAACACTCGCTTCTAGCGGAATAGCTGATTTTAGAATGATTTTAAAATGGAATGAAATCAACGCCCCTTTAAGAAAAAATGTGAGTTTAGAAGAAGTGGGTAATGCTGGGATGTATTTGCTCTCTCATCTCTCTAGTGGGGTGAGTGGGGAAGTGCATTTTGTGGATGCTGGCTATCATGTAATGGGCATGGGAGCTGTGGAAGAAAAAGATAATAAAGCTGTATTATCATGGGATTTGCATAAAGAAGGATAA
- the ndk gene encoding nucleoside-diphosphate kinase: MKQRTLSIIKPDALKKKVVGKIIDRFESNGLEVIAMKRLHLSVKDAENFYAIHRERPFFKDLIEFMVSGPVVVMVLEGKDAVAKNRDLMGATDPKLAQKGTIRADFAESIDANAVHGSDSLENAHNEIAFFFATREF; this comes from the coding sequence TTGAAACAAAGAACGCTGTCTATTATTAAACCGGATGCACTTAAGAAGAAAGTGGTAGGGAAGATTATTGATCGTTTTGAGAGCAACGGCTTGGAAGTCATTGCTATGAAACGCTTGCATTTAAGCGTTAAAGACGCTGAAAACTTTTATGCGATCCATAGAGAAAGACCTTTTTTTAAAGACTTGATAGAATTTATGGTCAGTGGTCCGGTGGTGGTTATGGTTTTAGAAGGTAAGGACGCTGTGGCTAAGAATAGAGATCTTATGGGAGCGACTGATCCAAAGCTCGCCCAAAAAGGCACTATAAGAGCGGATTTTGCTGAAAGCATTGACGCTAATGCGGTGCATGGGAGCGATAGCTTGGAAAACGCACACAATGAAATCGCTTTCTTTTTTGCCACTAGAGAGTTTTAA
- a CDS encoding sugar transporter, with protein MMITKQSYKKLALMRVFVFSLSAFIFNTTEFVPIALLSDIAKSFEMESASVGLMITLYAWIVSLGSLPLMLLSAKIERKRLLLFLFGLFIVSHILSVVAWDFWVLLISRMGIALAHSVFWSITASLVIRVAPIGRKQQALGLLALGSSLAMILGLPLGRIIGQMLDWRSTFGMIGGVALLVALLMYRLLPSLPSRNAGTLSSLPVLMKRPLLVGIYLLVILAISGHFTTYSYIEPFIIQISQFSPEVATLMLFVFGLAGVMGSFLFGRFYEKNPKKFIACAIILVLCPQLLLFSFKHLEWVIFLQIFLWGIGITSLGISLQMRVLQLAPNATDVASAIFSGSYNVGIGSGALFGSIVIHQLGLGYIGFVGGALGLLALFWFNFITIKFGAK; from the coding sequence ATGATGATAACCAAACAATCGTATAAAAAACTCGCCTTAATGCGGGTTTTTGTGTTTTCACTTTCGGCGTTTATTTTCAACACCACGGAGTTTGTCCCTATTGCACTTTTATCAGATATTGCAAAAAGTTTTGAAATGGAGAGCGCGAGCGTGGGGCTTATGATCACACTTTATGCGTGGATCGTGTCTCTTGGCTCATTGCCTTTGATGCTGCTTAGTGCTAAAATTGAAAGGAAACGCTTGCTGCTTTTTCTTTTTGGTCTTTTTATTGTCAGCCATATCCTTTCAGTGGTGGCGTGGGATTTTTGGGTGTTATTAATTTCGCGCATGGGCATCGCTTTGGCTCATTCTGTTTTTTGGTCTATCACGGCTTCTTTAGTCATTCGTGTCGCACCCATTGGCAGGAAACAACAAGCTTTAGGGTTATTAGCGTTAGGGAGTTCGCTAGCGATGATTTTAGGGTTACCGCTTGGGAGGATCATTGGGCAAATGTTAGATTGGCGCTCCACTTTTGGCATGATTGGGGGCGTTGCTTTGTTGGTAGCATTGCTTATGTATAGGCTGCTCCCATCTTTACCGAGTAGAAACGCCGGTACTTTATCTAGCCTTCCTGTGTTAATGAAACGCCCGCTTTTAGTGGGGATTTATTTGCTTGTGATTTTGGCTATTTCTGGGCATTTCACCACTTATAGTTATATTGAGCCTTTTATCATTCAAATCAGCCAATTTTCCCCTGAAGTGGCGACGCTGATGCTGTTTGTGTTTGGGCTAGCGGGTGTTATGGGGAGCTTTTTATTCGGTCGTTTTTATGAGAAAAACCCTAAAAAATTCATCGCTTGCGCCATTATTTTAGTCCTTTGCCCGCAACTTCTACTTTTTTCATTCAAGCATTTAGAGTGGGTAATTTTCTTGCAAATTTTCTTATGGGGGATTGGGATCACTTCGCTTGGGATTTCCTTGCAAATGAGGGTGTTGCAACTTGCACCCAATGCCACGGATGTTGCAAGCGCGATTTTTTCAGGGAGCTATAATGTGGGGATTGGATCAGGAGCGTTGTTTGGCAGTATTGTGATCCACCAATTGGGGTTAGGGTATATTGGCTTTGTGGGTGGGGCACTAGGTTTGTTGGCGCTATTTTGGTTTAATTTCATCACGATCAAATTTGGGGCAAAATAG